CGCGCGATGTCCATCACCCGCCGCACGTCGCCGACATCCAGCGTGTTGTCACCCTTGAGGAGGATCTTCCGGCCGGGCGTCTTGCCGAGCTCCTCGCGCAGCTTGGTCTCCAGCCCCGCCGCGTCGAACTCGTCGTTCTCCAGGAACGTCTTCTTGTCCGGCGTGACGGACAGGATCAGCGGGTCCGAGTCCGTCTTGTCCTTCTCGGTGTTCTGCGCCTTGGGCAGCGTCACGGACTTGCCCCGCTGAAGCATGGGCGTGATGACCATGAAGATGATGAGGAGCACGAGCACCACGTCCACCAGGGGCGTGACGTTGATCTCGTTCTTGATCCCCTTGTTGGAGCCTGCTGACATTCCCATGAATACACCTGGGGCTCCCGGCGAGGGAGCTGGAAAGAAGGGGGCCCGCCGTCAGACGAGGCGGGCCTGCCGGTACACGGCCCTTGGATCAGGAGTGGGAGGTAGCGCCGCCGGTCAGCTGCCGGGCCACCACGTCCAGGAACTCGTTGGAAGACTCGGAGATGTCCACCGAGCGCGCATCCACCCAGCCCTGGAGGAAGTTGTAGGCCATCACCGCGGGGATGGCCACGAGCAGGCCGAACGCCGTGGTGATGAGCGCCTCGGCGATACCGGCCGAGATGGTGCCCAGACCGCCCGAGCCCGCCTCCGCCATGAGCTGGAAGGCGTTCACGATACCCATCGTGGTGCCGAGCAGACCGACGAACGGCGCCGTCGAGCCCACGGTGGCCAGCACGCCCAGGCCGCGCTTGAGGCTCTGCACCTCGCGCTGCGCCTGGCGCTCCAGGGCGCGCGCCACGGACTCCACGGCCACGTCCTTGTTGCTGGGGCTGATCTTGTACGCCGTCAGGCCCGAGTTGATGACGCGGCCCAGGTGGCCCACGTCCTTGCCCAGGTTGGTGTTGGCCGCCGCGGTCAGATCGCCCTTGGCGAGGATGGCTCCCATCTTCGCGGCGAAATTGCGCGAGTCCGCGCGCGTCTTACGGAAGACGAAGATGCGCTCGGCCATGACGACCAGAGATGCGACCGACATGAAGGCCAGGGTGAAGATGATGAAGCGGGCGAAGAGGCCCGTGTGCGCCCAGATATCCGCAAGAGTGAATTGCATGGTTGTAGGAGCGCTCCTCCTCGAGCGCGTGGGAAAGTACAGGTGACGACAGGGAACGGGGCCGCGGCCCGTGTGGCCAGGCTAGCGCGGCATCGAGAGCTTGATGTTGAAGGTGTAATCGACCTGGACAGGGCGGCCCTGGAAGGTGACCGGCTTGTAGCGCTGGGCATACAGGGCGTCCAGAACCGACTGCTCCATGTGGGGCAGGGGCTTGATGATGCGGCACTTCTCGACCTTGCCCTCGGTGGTGATGACGCACTTGACGATCATCAGACCCTGGACGCGGGCCTCCAGCGCCTCACGCGTGTACTGAGGGGAGGGACCCGCGAGCTTCTCGGGCCGGGTCATGCCCGCGCCGAACGGCAGCACGTCCGTTCCGGTGCCACCCACCTGGCCCCCGAGCACGCCGCCCAGCACGCCCCCGACGACACCGCCCACCACGCCACCGGCCACGCCACCCTCGACGCCGCCTTCGACGGCCTCCTCGGTCGGCTCCTCGGGCGCGGGCGGCTCCTCCACGGGCTCCTGCTCGGGCGGTTTCTCCTGCGGAATCTCCTTCGGCTGGACGATGGTGTCCGGCTTCTTGACGGGCTTCTTGGGCGTCGTCTTGGGCTTGGAGGCCGCGGGCGGGGGAGGGGGGGGCGGCGGGGGAGGCGGCGGCGCCATGGCGGCCTTGAAGGTGACCTCTACTTCCTTCTCCTCGAGCGGCGGCGGCCGGGTGGACAGGTAGATCGCCACGGCGAAGAGGACCACGTGCAGCACCACGGAGACCACGGCTCCGGTGCCGAACCGGCCTCTGGGGCCGGCTCCGCGGTCAAGGACAGAGTCGAACATTCGCGATCACTCCTCAGTTACCGGCGCGAACCCAGGAGATTCCTGGCCGCTTCGCCTGATCAAAGGCGTGCTACCATACAGAAATGCAGTCCGGGTTCAAGCAAGCGGCGATCAGGACTTGACTGACGCGGGCGTACCAATCCCGTAGGTCCCAAAAAAGCAACCATTGGTTGACAACTAGCCGACCTCAAGTATTTTCGGCGACCATTTTTCCTTGCATTGGCCCACCTTGGAGGGGTTCCGGCATGAGATTAACCCGTGTGCTCCGGGAAACCGGAGTTGTGCTGCTTGCTGGCCTTTTGTTTGGCTCAGCGGCCCTGGCGCAGTCGAGTAGCGTCATCATCGGTACGGTCGTCAACGCCGACCCATCCGCGAATAGGGCTCCCCTGGCGGATGTCGTCGTAACCGCGACGTCGCCCAACCTTCAGGGTGAGCAGACCGTGGTTACTGACTCACGGGGCGAGTACCGTATTCCCCAACTTCCGCCGGGTGTTTACACCCTGCGCTTCGATACGCAGGGCTTCAAGCCCTTCGCCCGCTCGGACATTCAGCTGCGCCTCAACCGCACGATCCGCGTGAACGTGGAGCTGCTGCCCGAGGCCTTCACCGAGGTCATCGAGGTGGCGGGCACCCCGCCGACGATCGACATCGGCAGCACCACCCAGGGCGTGAACGTGGATCAGGAGTTCGTCCGGCGCATCGCCGTGAACCGCCCCGGCGGTAAGGGCGGCGCGGCGCGCTCGTTCGACAGCCTGGCGGAGCTTGCTCCCGGCGCGCAGAACGACACGTACGGCGTGTCCGTCGGTGGCGCGTCCTCTCCCGAGAACGGCTTCTCGGTGGACGGCCTGTCCACCAACGATCCGGCCTTCGGCATCAACGGCAGCGCGCTGAGCGTCGAGTTCGTGCAGGACGTGAGCGTGGTGACCGGTGGTTACCTGCCGGAGTTCGGCCGCGCCACGGGCGGCGTCATCAACGCGGTGACGCGCTCGGGCTCCAACGAGTTCCACGGCAGCGTGTTCGGCAACTGGACCCCGGGCGCCCTGGAGGGCACGCGGACCATCGCCCTGAACGCGGGCTCCGTCATCAGCGGCAACAACCAGCTGAAGAACCTCGGTGACTTCGGCGCCACCCTCGGCGGCCCGATCATCAAGGACCGGCTGTGGTTCTTCGCCGGTGTCACCCCGTCCTTCACCCGCTACACCCACACCCGCGGCGTCAACTACTTCCAGTTCGACGAGGCCGGCGAGCCCCTGCTGGACGAGAACGGCGATCAGCGCGTGCTGCCCATCCCGGGCGCCGAGCGGACGTACTTCGCGGACTCCCGCAGCATCCAGTACCTGGGCAAGCTGACGTACCTCATCAACCAGGATCACAACGTGGCGGTGTCCGTTAACGGCACCCCCGCGAGCACGGGTGGCCGCGGCAAGCTGACCGTCAACCCCCAGACGGGTGGTCTGCCTGGTGCCCAGACGATCAGCCCCAACGACATTGGCCTGCGGGAGATCACCTCCGGCGCCACGTCCGTGGGTCTGAAGTACTCCGGCTCCTTCAATGAGAAGAAGCTGCTCCTCGACGTGAACGCGGGCTGGTTCCACCAGGTCGCGTCCACCCTGCCGGTGGACGGCAGCGAGGTGGGTGACATCTTCGGCGGCGGCCTGGCCGGCTACTCGGCCGTGGACTACCAGAAGCCCCGCTCGCTGGCGTACTTCGAGAACCTGGGTGACACCCTGGCCGTGTGCGATGCGCCGGACACCACGGATCCGGTGATCTGCCCGGTGAACACCTACCGCGTGGGTGGCCCGAGCCTCCTGACCGACGGCTCGCTGAACCGCTACCAGGCCAACGCCAAGGCCACCTACCTGCTCAACGCGCTGGGCAGCCACGTGTTCAAGGCGGGCGTGGACGTGGAGCTGCTCTCCTTCAGCCAGAAGAAGTCCTACAGCGGCGGCGTGTACTTCAACGAGACGAACCTGGGTGGCCGCATCGACCCGCGCACGGGCACGGCGATTCCCGCGGGCACCTACGGCTGGATCGATGCCCGCCGCTACGGCATCCAGACCCGGCCGGACAGCGCGCAGGTGCTGCCGTTCCTCCAGTCCGACACCAGCAGCAACACCATCGGTGGCTTCCTGCAGGACAGCTGGACGATCGCCAGCCGCGTGACGCTCAACCTGGGCCTGCGCTACGACGTCCAGCAGGTCTACGGCGCGGATGGGGACCTGGCGCTCGTGCTGCCCAACCAGTGGTCGCCCCGCCTGGGCGCCATCGTGGACCCCCTGGCCAACGGCCGCATGAAGTTCTTCTTCAACTACGCCCGCTACTACGAGCAGGTCCCGCTCAACCTGGCGGACCGTCAGTTCCCGCCGGAGCGCCAGGTCACCGCCTACCGGGTGGCCCCCTCGGGTCCGAACGCGACCGATGGGTGTGACCCGAGCACGCTGGAAGGCCAGCGGACCGGCTGCGCCGACCCGGCCTACCTGGCGGGCAGCGTGGAGACGAACCGCAACCCGAGCCGCCTCTACGGCGGTGGCAAGACGGAGCCGACGCCCGTCGATCCCGACCTGAAGGCCCAGTCCGCCAACGAGTACGTGGTGGGCGGCGAGTACGAGGTCGTCTCGAACACCCGCTTCGGTGCCACCTACACGCACCGCAACATGGGCAGCGTCCTGGAGGACATGAGCCGCGACAACGGCGCCACGTACTTCCTCGGCAACCCGGGCGAGGGCTTCGCGCAGGAGTTCCCCAAGGCGCAGCGTGACTACGACGCCGTCACGCTCTACCTGAACCGCAACTTCGCGGGTGGCTGGCTGGCCCAGGCCAGCTACACCTGGTCGCGCCTGTACGGCAACTACCCCGGTCTGTTCCGTCCGGAGACCGGCCAGCTCGACCCGAACATCACCGCGGACTTCGACCTGATCGAGCTGCTGGACAACCGCACGGGTCTGCTGCCCTTCGACCGCACGCACTCCGTGAAGCTGTTCGGCGCCAAGGAGGTCAACTTCACCAACGCCATCTCGGCCAACCTCGGTCTGTCCTACCGCGGCAACTCCGGTACGCCCATCAACTACCTGGGCGCTCACCCCTCGTACCTCGAGGACGAGTCCTTCGTGCTGCCCCGTGGCTCGGGTGGCCGGACCCCGTGGGTCAACATCATCGACACCAACGTCGGTCTGAACTACCGGATCAACAAGGACAACGTGGTGTCGTTCACCATGGACGTGTTCAACCTCTTCAACTTCCAGACGGCGAGCACCGTGGACGAGACCTACACGCTCTCCAGCGTCTACCCGGTCAAGGGCGGCACGCGCGCGGACCTGCCCAGCAAGGTGCAGATCAACACGGGTGACAGCGCCGCGGACGCGGAGGATCCTGTGTTCCTCACCGAGGGCGAGGTGAACCCCAACTTCGGCAATGCGCGGACGTACCAGGCGCCTCGCCAGTTCCGGTTTGGCGTCCGTTACACCTTCTAGAGCTCCGAGATGGGAACCAAGAAAGTCATGATCAAGAACATCGTTTCCACCGTGACGGCTCTGGCAGGCATGAGCCTGTTGCTGACGGGCTGCGACCAGCCCAGCGCCGGATGCGTCGTGCAGGACTCGACCAGCTGGTACGCCCGGTACGACGTGAAGGAAGGCCAGAACATCTCCGAGGCCTGCGCCGCCCTGATCCCCCTGGGGGAGCCCGTCGGTGTCTTCAAGTACGTGAACCCGGACGTGGAAAACTCGGCCGTGCTCGCCCTGCGCCCCAATGCCCTGGCGAGCCGCTCGCGGCTGGATCCCACGGTCAACGTGCCGGCCGAGGGCGTCTATCCTCAGACGGCCATTGGCAGCCTGGTGGCGGAGCCGGACGGAGACGACCTGTGCGGAACGTCGAACTGGAGCGCCGCGTCGGTGAACGCCTCGGCGTCCGGCACGACGCCCGCGACGCAGATCTCCTACACGTACAGCAACGTGCGGGTGGTGGCCCGGCCGGACGCGCCGGGAACCCAGATGGGTGGCGACATCACCTTCACCCGGACGCAGGGGGAGCTGACCTGCACCGCGCAGCTGACGATGCGGGCCATCTGGCCGGCGATCCCGTGCGATCCCACGGACGCGAACTCGTGCGGTCCGGAGCACAACATCAACCCGATCTTCGACGTGGTGTGCGACCCGGACGTGAACTTCTGCGTGCCGCGCAAGGAAGTTCCTTCCTTCAAGTAGTGGTTCAGGTTCGAGCCGTTTGACCGTGGCCCCGGCTGCCCTCCCTTGGGAGTGGCTGCCCGGGGCTGCGGTGTTTAAAGAGGACAGGATTTCTTCGGAGGCACATGGAGGGCCGGTACTCACTCGTTGAAGCAGTCCGTGCACGGCTGGCGGACGAGCAGGGAACGCTCTTCAAGGAGGCACCCTACCGGGTGGCCCTCTGCTATCCGAGCCCCTACCACGTGGGGATGAGCTCCCTCGGCTACCAGACGATCTACCGGGAGTTCCATGCGCACCCGGACGTCTCCGCCGAGCGCGTCTTCCTGCCGGACGACGTGGAGGCCTACAAAAAGACAAGGACTCCGCTCTTCACCTATGAGTCCTCGGCCCACGTCTCCAGCCTGCCGATGCTGGCCTTCTCGGTGGCCTATGAGCTGGAGCTCACCGGGCTCTTCACGATGCTGGAGCTGGCGGGCCTGCCCGTGCTCCGGGAAGAGCGGACGGCGCGGCACCCGCTGATTGTCGCCGGGGGGCCGCTGACCTTTTCCAACCCGGACCCGCTCGAGCCCTTCGTGGACGTGCTGCTCCAGGGGGAGGCGGAGGAGCTCGTCCACACCCTGCTGGAGGCCGCCCTCACGATGGAGCGGGAGGCCCTGCTGGACTTCCTGGCGCAGCGGCCCGGCTTCCTGGTGCCTGGGCGGGGAGGCAAGCGCTACTTCGTCGCCAAGGCGATGGATGCCCGGCTCCCGGCCCGGTCGCAGATCATCACCCCCCATACCGAGCTGCGATCGATGTTCCTCATCGAGCCCGAGCGCGGGTGCTCCCGGGGCTGCCACTACTGTGTGATGCGGCGGACCACCAATGGGGGGATGCGGACGGTGCCTCCCGAGCGGGTGCTGTCGCTCATTCCCGAGCACGCCCGGCGCGTGGGGCTGGTGGGGGCGGCCGTCACCGACCATCCGCGCATCGTCGAGCTGCTGCGGACCTTGGTGGACGCGGGCCGGGAGGTGGGCGTGTCCTCGCTGCGCGCGGACCGGCTCACCCAGGAGCTGGTGGACACCCTGCGCCGGGGCGGCGCCTCCAACCTCACCGTGGCCGCGGATGGGGCTTCCCAGCGGATGCGGGACTTGGTGGACCGCAAGCACTCGGAGGAGCAGATTGTCCGCGCGGCGAACTTCGCGCGGAACGCGGGGTTCAAGCAGCTCAAGGTCTACAACGTCGTCGGCCTCCCCCTGGAGGAGGACGCGGACGTGGACGAGCTCATCCGCTTCACCACCGAGCTGTCGCGCATCCTCCCCGTGGCGCTGGGGGTGGCCCCCTTCGTGGCCAAGCGCAACACCCCACTGGATGGCGCGCCCTTCGCGGGCATCCGCGAGGTGGATGCGAAGCTGGACCGGCTGAGGAAAGGGCTGCGCGGCCGGGCGGAGGTGCGCCCCACCTCGGCCCGGTGGGCCTGGGTGGAGTACATGCTCGCCCAATGTGGCCCCGAGGCGGGGCTGGCCGCCATGGACGCCTGGAAGGCGGGGGCGGGGTTCGCTGCCTTCAAGCGGGCCTTCGAGGCGCGCGGGTGCGTGCCGTACCTGGCCCGCCGGGTGGATGACGGCCGGCGAAACCCCACTGTCTGGCCCACGGTGCCTCAGGTGGCCCCACTCGGGCCGGACGCTCTGCTAGAAGGCCCGCTGGCGTCGGCGGACGGCGCGATGAGGAGACGCAGCGTTGAGCACTGAGCGCGTGGACAAGGCATGGCAGAACAAGGGCCTCCAGGGGTATTCGACGGAGGCCATCCTCGGGACCCTGGGGCACTATGGGGCGCCCACCACCGAGGCGGACTTCCGGACGCTCTCCGAGACGGTCTGGCCGGCGGACATCGCCCAGCAGTGGGGCTCCAAGTGGAAGGGCACGGGCCCCTTCAAGGTCTTCCCCTTCGGCGCGGCCGAGGAGCTGTGGCGCCGGTGGGTTCCCGACCGGCTCGCGCCCCGGGAGCTCTCCGAGACCCTGGTCGAGGTGATGCAGTCGGCGTTGAAGCTGCTGGGCGGCATGCAGGATGCGCCCCTGGGCGCGGCGTTCGAGCGCATGAACGCCGTGCGCCAGAAGGTGCCCCTGGATGAGAAGGGCCAGCCCAAGCAGCCGTTCATCGAGCGCGCGCTGGGCGTCTTCAACGAGAAGATCGCCGAGACGTTCGACTCGCTGGCCGAGTCGCTCACCAAGGCCGGGCACCCCCAGCACGGCGAGGCCTTCGCGGACCTGGAGGAGTTCCTCCTGCCCGAGCGCAAGGGCATCGCCAGCGCCATCGTGCGCGCGGCGAAGGGCGAGCGCGAGCCTGCCGTCGCCAGCCTGGAGCAGATCATCACCGACACGTCCCGGACGCAGCTCAGCCGGCTGCTCTCGGTGGATGGGTTGATCCACCTGGGCGCCTATCCGCAGGCGGCGGCCCACGCGCGGCCCGTCATGCTGCAGGCCGAGAAGGACGGGGACATCCACCTGGCGATCGATCTCTGCTCGCGGCTGGAGCACATCTTCAAGACCACGGGCGACCGGGGCTCGCAGCAGGAAGTGGCCCGGGACATGGCGCGCCTCAGCGCGATGCATGACCAGATGCACCCGGGGCACGGCCACCGGCACGGCTGACGCGCGCTACTTCGCGCCGGTTCCCGTGGGAGCGAGGGCCTCGGCTTCGGGGCCCTCGGGGTGTTCAGCCCCTGGCGGGGGCGCGGCATGTGGGGCCGCGCTCCGCTTCAGGGAGACGCACAGGACGCCGGGCACCGCATCGGCCACCTCGTGGCAGGGCACCACCGCGCCCACCGTGGTGTAGCGGATGGCGCCCGTCTTCGTCGTCGTGTGCTTGAGCGGGTATTGCTTGGCCTTCGGCAGGAACCACTCCCGCACGTTCTTCAGCGGCAGCGCATGGAGCTGGGCCTGGGCGAGGAAGACGTAAACGAGCAGATCCGCGGAGCTGTAGAGGAAGCAGCCCGGGGTGTCCTTCTCCACGTTGGAGACGAGCTCGAACCAGTAGCGCCGGCGCGCCTGGCGGTCGCCCTTCACCTCGATGCCCCGCACCTCTCCGGAGGGCAGCTCCCAGAGCAGGTCCACGCCCCGGTGCTGGAAGCGCGGGTCCTCCTGCACGTCGTGAATGCGGGAGGCCGGCTCGGTCTCCAGCATCCAGTTCCGGGCGTGTTGCACGGCCCGGTCGGCCGCGCCCTGCACGCCCCTCATGCTGAAGCTGCGCACCATTGCCTAGCGGCGCAGCTCGACGCCGGTGGCCACGAGCTGCACCTCGCGCGGCTTGCCGTCGTTGCCCCGGGGAACGATGGCCCCCTCGGACTCGTAGTGCTTGGCGCGGGCCTCGCTCAGCTCCGCCACCTTCACCACGCCCTCCACGCGGGCCGCGGCGCCCGCGGAGTCCACGGGGACGAAGAAGCCGTAGTCCTTGAAGGTGACGCGCACGCCCGGGCTCTTGGCGTCCTGCGAGGCCGCCAGCTCCATCCAGCAGCCCTTGCGCTCACACGCCTTGCGCACCTGGCCCTCCACGCGGACCGTCTTGCCGTCGTGCGCCTGGGGCTTGGCGAGCATGTCCGCCAGCTTCACGGCCGGGGCGCCCTGGAGGGGCTCGCCGCGCGTCAGGGTCCAGCCCTCCTTGGGCGTGGCGGCCTGGGGCGGCGTGGGGTGGTGGCACTCCGCCTCGTCGGCCTTGGCGGCCTTCTGGGAAGCGGGGGCAGCGGACGGCTCGCCAGCGAGCGCCACGCAGGGAACGGCCACCAGCATCAGCAGGGCGGAACGGAGCGTCTTCATGTCCATGCGAATAGCCCAAAAGTCTTTGTCCGGGCAAGACAGCGGCCCGCCGCCGTCCACTCCCGGACCCCTTCCGGGTTAGAGTGTTCCCGTGAAGGTTTTCTTTCCTCCTCCGAATCGCCGGTTCGGCACCGTGGATGTGCTGGGCCTGGTGGGGCTCATCGGGCTGCTCGTGGGCCGCTATGTCCCCGTGGCGAAGCTCATTCCCTTCTGGGGCTGTGTGCTTCGCGAGTCGACAGGCTGGCCCTGCCTCGGCTGTGGGCTGACCCGCGTGGCGGACCGGGTGGCCCACTTCAACTTCGTGGGGGCGTGGGAGGCCAACCCCATGGGCACGGTGGGGGCGCTCCTGTTCGCGCTGGCCGCGGTGGTGATGGTGCTGCACCTGGCCTTCAAGATGCCCGTGCCCGACATCGAGCTGTCCCCCCGCGAGTGGACCTGGCTCCGGGTGGCCTTTCCCATCCTCCTCTTCGTCAACTACGCCTATGTGGTGGTGAAGACGAAGTTTCCTCACCTGCTGACCTGAGCCCGGCGTGCTCATCGCCCTCATCCTGCTGGGGTATCTCGCGGGCTCCATTCCCTTCGGCGTCCTGGTGACGCGCTGGGCGCGGGGCGTGGATGTCCGCGCCGAGGGCAGCGGCAACATTGGCGCCAC
This window of the Stigmatella erecta genome carries:
- a CDS encoding energy transducer TonB, translated to MFDSVLDRGAGPRGRFGTGAVVSVVLHVVLFAVAIYLSTRPPPLEEKEVEVTFKAAMAPPPPPPPPPPPPAASKPKTTPKKPVKKPDTIVQPKEIPQEKPPEQEPVEEPPAPEEPTEEAVEGGVEGGVAGGVVGGVVGGVLGGVLGGQVGGTGTDVLPFGAGMTRPEKLAGPSPQYTREALEARVQGLMIVKCVITTEGKVEKCRIIKPLPHMEQSVLDALYAQRYKPVTFQGRPVQVDYTFNIKLSMPR
- a CDS encoding ExbD/TolR family protein, which gives rise to MGMSAGSNKGIKNEINVTPLVDVVLVLLIIFMVITPMLQRGKSVTLPKAQNTEKDKTDSDPLILSVTPDKKTFLENDEFDAAGLETKLREELGKTPGRKILLKGDNTLDVGDVRRVMDIARKAQAKSIALGVEELKE
- a CDS encoding DUF2752 domain-containing protein, whose product is MKVFFPPPNRRFGTVDVLGLVGLIGLLVGRYVPVAKLIPFWGCVLRESTGWPCLGCGLTRVADRVAHFNFVGAWEANPMGTVGALLFALAAVVMVLHLAFKMPVPDIELSPREWTWLRVAFPILLFVNYAYVVVKTKFPHLLT
- a CDS encoding MotA/TolQ/ExbB proton channel family protein: MQFTLADIWAHTGLFARFIIFTLAFMSVASLVVMAERIFVFRKTRADSRNFAAKMGAILAKGDLTAAANTNLGKDVGHLGRVINSGLTAYKISPSNKDVAVESVARALERQAQREVQSLKRGLGVLATVGSTAPFVGLLGTTMGIVNAFQLMAEAGSGGLGTISAGIAEALITTAFGLLVAIPAVMAYNFLQGWVDARSVDISESSNEFLDVVARQLTGGATSHS
- a CDS encoding TonB-dependent receptor; this translates as MRLTRVLRETGVVLLAGLLFGSAALAQSSSVIIGTVVNADPSANRAPLADVVVTATSPNLQGEQTVVTDSRGEYRIPQLPPGVYTLRFDTQGFKPFARSDIQLRLNRTIRVNVELLPEAFTEVIEVAGTPPTIDIGSTTQGVNVDQEFVRRIAVNRPGGKGGAARSFDSLAELAPGAQNDTYGVSVGGASSPENGFSVDGLSTNDPAFGINGSALSVEFVQDVSVVTGGYLPEFGRATGGVINAVTRSGSNEFHGSVFGNWTPGALEGTRTIALNAGSVISGNNQLKNLGDFGATLGGPIIKDRLWFFAGVTPSFTRYTHTRGVNYFQFDEAGEPLLDENGDQRVLPIPGAERTYFADSRSIQYLGKLTYLINQDHNVAVSVNGTPASTGGRGKLTVNPQTGGLPGAQTISPNDIGLREITSGATSVGLKYSGSFNEKKLLLDVNAGWFHQVASTLPVDGSEVGDIFGGGLAGYSAVDYQKPRSLAYFENLGDTLAVCDAPDTTDPVICPVNTYRVGGPSLLTDGSLNRYQANAKATYLLNALGSHVFKAGVDVELLSFSQKKSYSGGVYFNETNLGGRIDPRTGTAIPAGTYGWIDARRYGIQTRPDSAQVLPFLQSDTSSNTIGGFLQDSWTIASRVTLNLGLRYDVQQVYGADGDLALVLPNQWSPRLGAIVDPLANGRMKFFFNYARYYEQVPLNLADRQFPPERQVTAYRVAPSGPNATDGCDPSTLEGQRTGCADPAYLAGSVETNRNPSRLYGGGKTEPTPVDPDLKAQSANEYVVGGEYEVVSNTRFGATYTHRNMGSVLEDMSRDNGATYFLGNPGEGFAQEFPKAQRDYDAVTLYLNRNFAGGWLAQASYTWSRLYGNYPGLFRPETGQLDPNITADFDLIELLDNRTGLLPFDRTHSVKLFGAKEVNFTNAISANLGLSYRGNSGTPINYLGAHPSYLEDESFVLPRGSGGRTPWVNIIDTNVGLNYRINKDNVVSFTMDVFNLFNFQTASTVDETYTLSSVYPVKGGTRADLPSKVQINTGDSAADAEDPVFLTEGEVNPNFGNARTYQAPRQFRFGVRYTF
- a CDS encoding DUF4920 domain-containing protein, encoding MKTLRSALLMLVAVPCVALAGEPSAAPASQKAAKADEAECHHPTPPQAATPKEGWTLTRGEPLQGAPAVKLADMLAKPQAHDGKTVRVEGQVRKACERKGCWMELAASQDAKSPGVRVTFKDYGFFVPVDSAGAAARVEGVVKVAELSEARAKHYESEGAIVPRGNDGKPREVQLVATGVELRR
- a CDS encoding radical SAM protein; the protein is MEGRYSLVEAVRARLADEQGTLFKEAPYRVALCYPSPYHVGMSSLGYQTIYREFHAHPDVSAERVFLPDDVEAYKKTRTPLFTYESSAHVSSLPMLAFSVAYELELTGLFTMLELAGLPVLREERTARHPLIVAGGPLTFSNPDPLEPFVDVLLQGEAEELVHTLLEAALTMEREALLDFLAQRPGFLVPGRGGKRYFVAKAMDARLPARSQIITPHTELRSMFLIEPERGCSRGCHYCVMRRTTNGGMRTVPPERVLSLIPEHARRVGLVGAAVTDHPRIVELLRTLVDAGREVGVSSLRADRLTQELVDTLRRGGASNLTVAADGASQRMRDLVDRKHSEEQIVRAANFARNAGFKQLKVYNVVGLPLEEDADVDELIRFTTELSRILPVALGVAPFVAKRNTPLDGAPFAGIREVDAKLDRLRKGLRGRAEVRPTSARWAWVEYMLAQCGPEAGLAAMDAWKAGAGFAAFKRAFEARGCVPYLARRVDDGRRNPTVWPTVPQVAPLGPDALLEGPLASADGAMRRRSVEH